GCGCTGAAACCGTGATCTTCTACGAGTCCATCTACACGATGAGCCGCGATACTCGCGGTATGTGGATCGGTGGTCTGACCGCCGCGGTGGTGCTTGTCGGCATCTTCCTGCTCTTCCGCTTCACCTCCGTGAAGATTCCGATTGGTCCGTTCTTCCTGGTCACTTCGATTCTGATGTCTGTGCTGGTGGTGGTGTTCGCCGGCGGCGGCGTCCACTCGCTGATTGAGGGCGACTTGCTGCCCGCCTTCTACCTGAACGGTGTGCCGACGAACGATTGGCTTGGCCTCTACCCGTACGTCGAATGCCTAGTGGCGCAGGCCATCGCAGCCGTTGCGGTTATCGCGCTGTTCGTGGTCGGCTTCATCAAGCAGCGCAAGCTGAAGGCGCAGGCTACTGCCGAGGTCCCGGCCGTGAAGGCGTAGCCCGTCTAGCTCGTCCGTTTCCTCCCATAACTGCAGACAACTGACAGACTTGCGGCACGGCCTCGGATCGATGCCAATTCCTCCAGCCCACGCCGCACTTATCTCATAACTGAATAATTGCAATTATCTAAGCGTGAATCCTAATTCACCAGAGATAGAGAAAAGGAATAACAATGATGAAGAACAAGAAACTGGCCGCTCTGCTCGGCCTGCTGCTCGCCGGTTCCATGACCGTGTCCATGGCTGCCTGCGGTTCCACCAACTCCGCATCCGACACTAAGGCTGACTCCTCCTCCCAGTCTTCCGACTCCTCTTCCTCCGATTCTTCCTCCGATTCCGGCGCCGGTTTCGAAGAGGTTCCGGTTGGCCCGTCCGGTACTGCTGAAGAGCAGGATCAGGACGCCGGCCCGCTGACCGTGGGCGCTGTGTACTTCCAGCCGATCGATATGGAGCCGTCTTCCATGGGCCTGAAGGCTGCTGACGCTTCCTTCCACCTCGAGGCCGACATCCATGCCAACCAGAAGGGCACCGAGCTCGGCTACGGCAAGGGCGACTTCGTGCCGGATCTGACCGTGAACTACACCATCATCGATAAGTCCACCGGCAAGGAAGTCGAGGGCGGCACCGCCACCTCCGGTACCTTCATGCAGATGAACGCTTCCGATGGCCCGCACTACGGCGCCAACGTCAAGCTCGACAAGGCTGGCACCTACCAGCTGAAGCTCTCCATCGAATCCCCGGCCTCCAAGGGTTGGATGCTGCACGTTGACCCGGAGACCGG
This DNA window, taken from Bifidobacterium longum subsp. longum JCM 1217, encodes the following:
- a CDS encoding iron transporter translates to MMKNKKLAALLGLLLAGSMTVSMAACGSTNSASDTKADSSSQSSDSSSSDSSSDSGAGFEEVPVGPSGTAEEQDQDAGPLTVGAVYFQPIDMEPSSMGLKAADASFHLEADIHANQKGTELGYGKGDFVPDLTVNYTIIDKSTGKEVEGGTATSGTFMQMNASDGPHYGANVKLDKAGTYQLKLSIESPASKGWMLHVDPETGVKGHFWTEPIEVTFDNWDYTPRQW